In Promicromonospora sukumoe, the following proteins share a genomic window:
- a CDS encoding alpha-L-arabinofuranosidase C-terminal domain-containing protein produces MAAALSLGLVVPGVAAATTPAGPAAPPSGTATGAYFFPYFTGESTADGETISFAVSDGPDPLEWTTLNGGEPVLTSDLGTRGLRDPFLIRGGDGTYYLLATDLQIYGGGNFGDAQETGSRSIMVWESTDLVDWGEQREIELAPENAGNLWAPEAYWDEAAGEFVVYWASALYPDDVPPAERDIRDSYQRMLYATTTDFETFSEPRPWIDEPQGDGLGMIDSTVQEEGGVYYRLTKDESYMGMRQESSTDLRRTQGVSDGDGWDLIKERVGFGQPNPWGGTFTGGEGPTLFPSLTDDRWFLLQDQPSYHGGQGYMLFETDDLSSGEWTANLDAILPASPRHGTVLPITAEERERLLAAYPPAETPVQEHTLEVDAAAAGTQMSDDLYGVFYEDINYAADGGLYAELVRNRSFEFAATDNASFTGMTGWDVVQRRGSTGTAVVGSERGEWLNASNRASLTIQADGPGVGVRNAGFNDGLAIEKRKKYDFSVFARAERGQRLAVSLESPDGGTTYASTTVQVNGSDRWRKHTATLTANRTVTDARLVVTGGARGTLRLDMVSLFPRDTWVGPVNGRSALRADLAQKVAELEPSFLRFPGGCVTNVGTFDTYLESDGADRRRTYQWKETIGPVEERPTNWNFWGYNQTYGLGYLEYFEFAEDLGATPLPVLSVGANGCGSTIPEMTDDVRIDRWVQDTVDLIEFANGSVRTKWGKVRASLGHPEPFGLRYIGLGNEENTDTFQANFPRFRDAVEAAHPEVTVISNSGPDDAGARFDELWEFNREQGVAMVDEHYYNDPSWFLSNTERYDSYDREGPHVFLGEYASRGNAWSNALSEAAYMTGIERNADLVELASYAPMFANEDHVQWSPDMMWFDNDESWGSTSYWTQKMFMTNTGDEVVPSTHDGPEETPADLSGGVFLSTWNTRAAYDDVVVTDNASGDVLFSDSFDDASGWDPQSGSWAVADGEYVQSAGNVTDARSIITDAYAKDWDNYTLELDARKLGGSEAFLIGFAAGGRDDFYWWNLGGWNNTRQALQRADNSSANEVAAVEGHAMQTGRDYHVKIVVSGRTIRLYLDGALQMTYTEPATESLYQVVTRDERTGDLVLKVVNPYESVARTSVSVAGAEVRSRVEVTEMAGAPSARNTKTQPERVVPVEGRTRLDVSRSGGGSAFTYDFPAHSVTFLRLQER; encoded by the coding sequence GTGGCGGCAGCACTGAGCCTGGGGCTGGTCGTCCCCGGGGTGGCGGCAGCCACGACCCCGGCGGGACCGGCCGCCCCGCCGTCGGGCACCGCCACGGGTGCCTATTTCTTCCCCTACTTCACCGGCGAGTCCACCGCCGACGGCGAGACCATCTCGTTCGCCGTCTCGGACGGCCCCGACCCGCTGGAGTGGACCACGCTGAACGGCGGCGAGCCCGTGCTCACCTCCGACCTCGGGACGAGGGGCCTGCGCGACCCGTTCCTGATCCGCGGCGGCGACGGCACGTACTACCTGCTCGCCACCGACCTGCAGATCTACGGCGGCGGCAACTTCGGCGACGCCCAGGAGACCGGCAGCCGCTCGATCATGGTCTGGGAGTCGACCGACCTGGTGGACTGGGGCGAGCAGCGCGAGATCGAGCTGGCCCCCGAGAACGCCGGCAACCTGTGGGCCCCCGAGGCGTACTGGGACGAGGCTGCGGGGGAGTTCGTCGTCTACTGGGCCTCGGCGCTCTACCCCGACGACGTCCCGCCCGCCGAGCGCGACATCCGCGACTCCTACCAGCGCATGCTGTACGCGACCACCACCGACTTCGAGACCTTCTCGGAGCCGCGGCCGTGGATCGACGAGCCGCAGGGCGACGGCCTGGGCATGATCGACTCCACCGTCCAGGAGGAGGGCGGCGTCTACTACCGCCTCACCAAGGACGAGTCGTACATGGGGATGCGGCAGGAGTCGTCCACCGACCTGCGCCGCACCCAGGGTGTGTCCGACGGCGACGGCTGGGACCTCATCAAGGAGCGCGTCGGGTTCGGGCAGCCCAACCCGTGGGGCGGCACGTTCACCGGCGGCGAGGGGCCCACGCTGTTCCCGTCGCTCACCGACGACCGCTGGTTCCTGCTCCAGGACCAGCCGAGCTACCACGGCGGCCAGGGCTACATGCTCTTCGAGACCGACGACCTGAGCAGCGGCGAGTGGACCGCCAACCTCGACGCGATCCTGCCCGCCAGCCCCCGGCACGGCACCGTGCTGCCGATCACCGCCGAGGAGCGGGAGCGCCTGCTCGCCGCGTACCCGCCGGCCGAGACCCCGGTCCAGGAGCACACCCTGGAGGTCGACGCCGCGGCCGCCGGCACGCAGATGAGCGACGACCTGTACGGCGTCTTCTACGAGGACATCAACTACGCGGCCGACGGCGGCCTGTACGCCGAGCTGGTGCGCAACAGGTCCTTCGAGTTCGCCGCCACCGACAACGCGAGCTTCACCGGGATGACCGGCTGGGACGTGGTGCAACGCCGCGGGTCCACCGGCACCGCCGTCGTCGGGTCCGAGCGCGGCGAGTGGCTCAACGCGTCGAACCGGGCCTCTCTGACGATCCAGGCAGACGGCCCCGGCGTCGGCGTGCGGAACGCGGGCTTCAACGATGGGCTCGCGATCGAGAAGCGGAAGAAGTACGACTTCTCGGTCTTCGCCCGCGCCGAGCGCGGGCAGCGCCTCGCCGTCAGCCTGGAGTCGCCCGACGGCGGCACCACCTACGCCTCGACGACGGTGCAGGTCAACGGCTCCGACCGCTGGAGGAAGCACACGGCCACCCTCACCGCGAACCGCACCGTGACCGATGCGCGGCTCGTCGTGACGGGCGGCGCTCGCGGCACGCTGCGCCTCGACATGGTCTCCCTGTTCCCGCGCGACACCTGGGTGGGTCCGGTCAACGGCCGCTCGGCGCTGCGCGCGGACCTCGCCCAGAAGGTCGCCGAGCTGGAGCCGTCGTTCCTGCGCTTCCCCGGCGGGTGCGTCACCAACGTGGGCACCTTCGACACGTACCTGGAGTCCGACGGCGCCGACCGTCGTCGGACCTACCAGTGGAAGGAGACCATCGGGCCGGTCGAGGAGCGGCCCACGAACTGGAACTTCTGGGGCTACAACCAGACCTACGGCCTGGGCTACCTGGAGTACTTCGAGTTCGCGGAGGACCTGGGCGCGACGCCGCTCCCCGTCCTGTCGGTGGGCGCCAACGGCTGCGGCAGCACCATCCCCGAGATGACCGACGACGTCCGCATCGACCGCTGGGTGCAGGACACCGTGGACCTCATCGAGTTCGCCAACGGCTCCGTGCGCACGAAGTGGGGCAAGGTGCGGGCGTCGCTCGGGCACCCCGAGCCGTTCGGCCTCCGGTACATCGGGCTGGGCAACGAGGAGAACACCGACACCTTCCAGGCCAACTTCCCGCGGTTCCGGGACGCCGTCGAGGCGGCGCACCCGGAGGTCACCGTGATCTCGAACTCCGGCCCGGACGACGCCGGCGCCCGGTTCGACGAGCTGTGGGAGTTCAACCGCGAGCAGGGCGTCGCGATGGTCGACGAGCACTACTACAACGACCCGTCGTGGTTCCTGTCGAACACCGAGCGGTACGACTCCTACGACCGCGAGGGCCCGCACGTGTTCCTCGGCGAGTACGCCTCGCGGGGCAACGCGTGGTCCAACGCGCTGTCCGAGGCCGCGTACATGACCGGGATCGAGCGCAACGCCGACCTGGTCGAGCTCGCCTCGTACGCGCCGATGTTCGCCAACGAGGACCACGTGCAGTGGTCCCCGGACATGATGTGGTTCGACAACGACGAGTCGTGGGGCTCGACGTCGTACTGGACGCAGAAGATGTTCATGACGAACACGGGCGACGAGGTTGTCCCGTCCACGCACGACGGCCCGGAGGAGACCCCGGCCGACCTCTCGGGCGGCGTCTTCCTGTCCACGTGGAACACCCGGGCGGCGTACGACGACGTCGTGGTCACCGACAACGCGTCCGGCGACGTGCTGTTCTCGGACTCGTTCGACGACGCGTCGGGCTGGGACCCGCAGTCCGGCTCGTGGGCCGTGGCCGACGGCGAGTACGTGCAGTCGGCGGGGAACGTCACCGACGCCCGCTCGATCATCACCGACGCCTACGCCAAGGACTGGGACAACTACACCCTGGAGCTCGACGCCCGGAAGCTGGGCGGCAGCGAGGCGTTCCTGATCGGCTTCGCCGCCGGCGGCCGGGACGACTTCTACTGGTGGAACCTCGGCGGCTGGAACAACACCCGGCAGGCGCTGCAGCGGGCCGACAACAGCTCCGCGAACGAGGTGGCGGCCGTGGAGGGGCACGCGATGCAGACGGGCCGGGACTACCACGTCAAGATCGTGGTCTCGGGCCGCACCATCAGGCTCTACCTCGACGGCGCGCTGCAGATGACCTATACCGAGCCGGCCACCGAGTCGCTGTACCAGGTGGTCACGCGGGACGAGCGGACGGGTGACCTGGTGCTCAAGGTGGTCAACCCGTACGAGTCGGTCGCGCGGACGTCGGTCTCGGTCGCCGGTGCCGAGGTGCGGTCCCGGGTCGAGGTGACCGAGATGGCCGGGGCGCCGTCGGCCCGGAACACGAAGACGCAGCCCGAACGGGTGGTCCCCGTGGAGGGACGGACGAGGCTCGACGTGTCCCGCTCCGGCGGCGGCTCGGCGTTCACGTACGACTTCCCGGCGCACTCGGTCACGTTCCTTCGTCTTCAGGAGAGATAG
- the arfA gene encoding arabinosylfuranosidase ArfA, whose translation MTTSRTRVLLHPDFTVGTVDRRLFGSFVEHLGRAVYTGIHEPGHPTSDEHGFRRDVADLTRELGVTTVRYPGGNFVSNYRWEDAVGPVDQRKPFLDLAWRTVEPNLVGTDEFLQWAEREGIQPMMAVNLGTRGVEEAVALLEYCNGEAGTRWADLRIANGREKPYGVKLWCLGNEMDGPWQIGHKDAHEYGKLARNAGAAMKLVDPSIELVACGSSSMQMTTFGEWERTVLEYTYDLVDHISMHAYYEEVDGDRASFLGSGTAMDRFIERVVSSADAVGAQRRSDKKITVSFDEWNVWYLTTRFPGEENLPIQRDAPHIIEDVYSGLDAVVVGDLLVTLLNHADRVPVACLAQLVNVIAPIMTEPGGEAWRQPTFHPFATTARLAQGEALDLRVTTPTITTKAHGEVPSVTAAATLADGAVALFLTNRSPEPVEIEVAHLGAALEVTDGWSMTADHEPAVAGPAHAEKVAQDHWGAFDVAGRVAAGDGTTTTVTLPPESWTALAGTLTSAK comes from the coding sequence ATGACGACCTCCCGCACCCGCGTCCTGCTGCACCCCGACTTCACCGTCGGCACCGTCGACCGCCGCCTCTTCGGCTCCTTCGTGGAGCACCTGGGCCGCGCGGTCTACACGGGCATCCACGAACCCGGCCACCCGACGTCGGACGAGCACGGGTTCCGCCGTGACGTCGCCGACCTGACCCGCGAGCTGGGCGTCACGACCGTGCGCTACCCCGGCGGCAACTTCGTGTCGAACTACCGCTGGGAGGACGCCGTCGGGCCGGTGGACCAGCGCAAGCCGTTCCTCGACCTGGCCTGGCGCACCGTCGAGCCCAACCTGGTGGGCACCGACGAGTTCCTGCAGTGGGCCGAGCGCGAGGGCATCCAGCCGATGATGGCGGTCAACCTCGGCACCCGTGGCGTCGAGGAGGCCGTGGCACTCCTGGAGTACTGCAACGGCGAGGCCGGCACCCGGTGGGCCGACCTGCGCATCGCGAACGGCCGCGAGAAGCCCTACGGGGTCAAGCTCTGGTGCCTGGGCAACGAGATGGACGGCCCGTGGCAGATCGGCCACAAGGACGCGCACGAGTACGGCAAGCTCGCCCGCAACGCCGGCGCCGCGATGAAGCTCGTGGACCCGTCGATCGAGCTCGTGGCCTGCGGCTCCTCGTCGATGCAGATGACGACGTTCGGCGAGTGGGAGCGCACCGTCCTGGAGTACACCTACGACCTGGTGGACCACATCTCGATGCACGCCTACTACGAGGAGGTCGACGGCGATCGCGCCTCGTTCCTCGGCTCGGGCACCGCGATGGACCGGTTCATCGAGCGGGTGGTGTCGTCCGCCGACGCCGTGGGGGCGCAGCGCCGCTCGGACAAGAAGATCACCGTCAGCTTCGACGAGTGGAACGTCTGGTACCTGACGACCCGGTTCCCGGGCGAGGAGAACCTGCCGATCCAGCGGGACGCGCCGCACATCATCGAGGACGTCTACTCGGGGCTCGACGCCGTGGTGGTGGGCGACCTGCTGGTCACGCTGCTGAACCACGCCGACCGCGTGCCGGTGGCGTGCCTCGCGCAGCTCGTCAACGTGATCGCGCCCATCATGACCGAGCCGGGCGGCGAGGCCTGGCGGCAGCCCACGTTCCACCCGTTCGCGACGACGGCGCGGCTCGCCCAGGGCGAGGCCCTCGACCTGCGCGTGACGACGCCGACCATCACGACCAAGGCGCACGGCGAGGTGCCGTCCGTGACGGCGGCGGCCACCCTGGCGGACGGCGCCGTGGCCCTGTTCCTGACCAACCGCTCCCCGGAGCCGGTCGAGATCGAGGTGGCGCACCTGGGTGCGGCCCTGGAGGTCACCGACGGCTGGTCGATGACGGCGGACCACGAACCCGCCGTCGCCGGCCCCGCGCACGCCGAGAAGGTGGCGCAGGACCACTGGGGCGCCTTCGACGTCGCGGGCCGGGTCGCCGCGGGCGACGGGACGACCACGACGGTGACGCTGCCGCCGGAGTCCTGGACGGCCCTGGCGGGCACCCTCACGTCGGCGAAGTAG
- a CDS encoding GTP pyrophosphokinase: MSKLPEDVRERPMPDPAELRQLVADLRRLVLTYKFGIDEVMTKISILRDEFRHMQNYNPVEHVGSRLKSFESIVAKCRRKGIPLTPDGVRGQMFDIAGVRITCSFVNDIYLVRDMLLQQADLTLLEERDYIKHPKATGYKSLHLIVQIPVYLSDRVEKVIVEIQLRTIAMDFWASLEHKIYYKYDGDVPRHLTDSLKLAADVAWSLDTSMERIHDEVKAISGDEEPVASRHNLHTPEEMLRDFWRAAEADGGFGFDSES; encoded by the coding sequence GTGAGCAAGCTGCCCGAGGACGTCCGGGAACGCCCCATGCCTGATCCTGCCGAGCTGCGTCAGCTGGTCGCCGACCTCCGCCGCCTGGTGCTGACCTACAAGTTCGGCATCGACGAGGTCATGACCAAGATCTCGATCCTCCGGGACGAGTTCCGGCACATGCAGAACTACAACCCCGTGGAGCACGTGGGGTCGCGGCTCAAGTCGTTCGAGTCGATCGTCGCGAAGTGCCGGCGCAAGGGCATCCCGCTGACGCCCGACGGCGTGCGGGGCCAGATGTTCGACATCGCCGGGGTGCGGATCACCTGCAGCTTCGTCAACGACATCTACCTGGTGCGCGACATGCTGCTCCAGCAGGCGGACCTGACGCTGCTCGAGGAGCGCGACTACATCAAGCACCCGAAGGCGACCGGGTACAAGTCGCTGCACCTCATCGTGCAGATCCCCGTCTACCTGTCCGACCGGGTGGAGAAGGTCATCGTCGAGATCCAGCTGCGGACCATCGCGATGGACTTCTGGGCGAGCCTGGAGCACAAGATCTACTACAAGTACGACGGCGACGTACCCCGGCACCTGACGGACTCGCTCAAGCTGGCCGCCGACGTCGCGTGGTCGCTCGACACCTCGATGGAACGCATCCACGACGAGGTCAAGGCGATCTCGGGCGACGAGGAACCGGTCGCGAGCCGGCACAACCTGCACACCCCGGAGGAGATGCTGCGCGACTTCTGGCGCGCGGCGGAGGCCGACGGCGGCTTCGGCTTCGACAGCGAGTCCTGA
- a CDS encoding LacI family DNA-binding transcriptional regulator → MAVTMHDVAQRAGVSIKTVSNVVNGYPYIRAATKERVEAAIEELGYRVNMSARNLRTRRTGLITLAVPELSLPYFAELADAVISAADAAGWTVLIEQTSASRERETEVLSGRRRHLTDGLIFSPLALGPDDIGLFTVDFPLVILGERVFGAPADHVTMNNVAAAKAATLHLASLGRRRIAVIGAHEGEQVGSAALRTEGYREGLAEAGLPFDPALVGEAGLWHRSTGAETMSRMLDDGVEIDAVFALNDALALGALHALHAHRIDVPGQVALIGFDDVDDARYSVPALSSVDPGRDQIAHTAVELLLERIGATGDPAPFRRVVPDSRIVGRESTGEDGEVVGVQQGGTEQVAVDMTWA, encoded by the coding sequence GTGGCCGTGACGATGCACGACGTGGCGCAACGCGCCGGCGTCTCGATCAAGACCGTGTCGAACGTGGTGAACGGCTATCCGTACATCCGCGCCGCCACCAAGGAGCGCGTCGAGGCGGCGATCGAGGAGCTCGGCTACCGCGTCAACATGTCCGCGCGGAACCTGCGCACGCGGCGCACCGGGCTGATCACTCTCGCGGTCCCCGAGCTGTCGCTCCCGTACTTCGCGGAGCTCGCCGACGCCGTCATCTCCGCCGCCGACGCCGCCGGCTGGACCGTGCTCATCGAGCAGACCAGCGCGAGCCGCGAGCGGGAGACGGAGGTCCTCTCGGGCCGCCGCCGGCACCTCACCGACGGGCTGATCTTCTCGCCACTGGCGCTCGGCCCCGACGACATCGGCCTGTTCACCGTGGACTTCCCGCTGGTGATCCTCGGCGAGCGCGTGTTCGGGGCGCCCGCCGACCACGTGACCATGAACAACGTGGCCGCCGCCAAGGCGGCGACCCTCCACCTGGCGTCGCTGGGCCGACGCCGGATCGCGGTCATCGGGGCGCACGAGGGGGAGCAGGTCGGTTCCGCGGCGCTGCGGACCGAGGGGTACCGCGAGGGGTTGGCCGAGGCCGGGCTGCCGTTCGACCCCGCGCTCGTCGGCGAGGCCGGCCTGTGGCACCGCTCGACCGGCGCCGAGACGATGAGCCGCATGCTCGACGACGGCGTGGAGATCGACGCCGTCTTCGCGCTCAACGACGCGCTGGCCCTCGGTGCGCTGCACGCCCTGCACGCCCACCGCATCGACGTGCCGGGCCAGGTGGCGCTCATCGGTTTCGACGACGTCGACGACGCGCGCTACTCCGTGCCCGCGCTCTCGTCCGTGGACCCGGGGCGCGACCAGATCGCGCACACGGCCGTCGAGCTGCTGCTGGAGCGCATCGGCGCGACCGGTGACCCCGCGCCGTTCCGCCGGGTGGTGCCGGACTCGCGGATCGTGGGCCGGGAGTCCACGGGCGAGGACGGCGAGGTCGTCGGCGTCCAGCAGGGCGGCACGGAACAGGTGGCCGTCGACATGACCTGGGCCTGA